A stretch of the Campylobacter sp. 19-13652 genome encodes the following:
- the pheA gene encoding prephenate dehydratase, translating to MKDEQILKQLRDNIDRIDDEILRLLNERMGYVSRIGEVKQTSGTAIYRPERERQILKRLNSKSTVLNYSAIEAIYLEIFAVSRNLEMPQKVAYLGPEGTYTHQAAESRFGAMSAYLPLASIEAIFTKLSQKEVKYGVVPIENNTEGAVGITLDCLRRFDDVKIIAELYLDIHHSFATKAESLDDIKVIYSHPQGYNQCRKFLEDHLLSGVKFIATQSTAQAAQMASNEQGAAAICSKIAAKINNLPILFETIEDNMANRTRFFVLSDFKNQPSRNCKTSIMAITDHRPGGLVELLEMFRDENINLTKLESRPVKQLEFKYVFYIDFDGHIDDSNVMRVLSEARENGIEIKWLGSYQKGDGK from the coding sequence ATGAAAGATGAGCAAATTCTAAAACAACTGCGCGATAATATAGACAGAATTGATGACGAAATTTTACGGCTTTTAAACGAGCGTATGGGCTATGTCTCTCGCATAGGTGAAGTCAAGCAAACAAGCGGTACTGCCATATATCGCCCAGAGCGCGAAAGGCAAATTCTAAAACGACTAAACTCAAAAAGCACGGTGCTAAACTATTCTGCGATTGAGGCTATTTATCTTGAGATTTTTGCCGTCAGTCGCAACCTAGAAATGCCCCAAAAAGTTGCCTATTTAGGGCCTGAGGGCACCTACACTCACCAAGCAGCTGAAAGCCGATTTGGTGCGATGAGTGCGTATTTGCCCCTAGCTAGCATTGAGGCTATTTTTACCAAGCTAAGCCAAAAAGAGGTAAAATATGGCGTCGTACCTATTGAGAATAATACCGAGGGCGCGGTGGGTATCACGCTTGATTGCCTGCGGCGGTTTGATGATGTTAAAATCATAGCCGAGCTTTATCTTGACATACATCATAGCTTTGCAACTAAGGCAGAAAGCCTTGATGATATTAAGGTAATTTACTCTCATCCGCAAGGCTATAATCAGTGTCGTAAATTTCTAGAAGATCATCTTTTAAGTGGGGTTAAATTTATCGCCACGCAATCAACTGCACAGGCTGCGCAGATGGCGTCAAATGAGCAGGGTGCAGCGGCAATTTGCTCTAAAATAGCAGCTAAGATAAATAATTTGCCTATTTTGTTTGAGACAATTGAGGACAATATGGCAAATCGCACGAGATTTTTTGTGCTGAGCGATTTTAAAAATCAGCCAAGTAGAAACTGCAAAACCTCCATAATGGCTATCACAGATCACCGTCCTGGTGGGCTTGTGGAGCTGCTTGAGATGTTTAGGGATGAAAATATCAATCTAACAAAGCTAGAAAGCCGCCCTGTAAAGCAACTTGAGTTTAAATATGTCTTTTATATCGATTTTGACGGACATATCGATGATAGTAATGTAATGAGGGTCTTATCTGAGGCTAGGGAAAACGGCATAGAGATTAAATGGCTAGGAAGCTATCAAAAAGGTGATGGAAAATGA